A genomic stretch from Leptotrichia sp. HSP-536 includes:
- the kdsA gene encoding 3-deoxy-8-phosphooctulonate synthase, with product MLIDKVKKVKITDNITIGNDKIFLIAGPCVIESEDLVMEVAGKMKEITDKLDIQYIFKASFDKANRSSISSFRGPGLEKGLEILSRVKEKYGVALATDIHEPWQCKEAAKVIDLLQIPAFLSRQTDLLVAAAETGKAVNIKKGQFLAPWDMKNVVKKFEEVGNENIMLCERGASFGYNNLVVDMRGLLEMRKFGYPVVFDATHSVQIPGGQGETSGGNRAYVYPLARAAVSVGVDGVFAEVHPEPDKGLSDGPNMLKLDDVENILEKLLQYDKLTKEL from the coding sequence ATGCTAATAGATAAAGTGAAAAAAGTAAAAATTACTGATAATATTACGATTGGCAACGACAAAATTTTTTTAATTGCCGGGCCTTGTGTAATTGAGTCGGAAGACTTGGTTATGGAAGTTGCTGGAAAAATGAAAGAAATTACTGATAAATTAGATATTCAGTATATTTTTAAAGCTTCATTTGATAAAGCCAACCGTTCTTCAATTTCATCATTTAGAGGACCTGGACTTGAAAAAGGGCTGGAAATTTTATCAAGAGTTAAAGAAAAATACGGTGTAGCTCTTGCGACAGACATTCACGAGCCTTGGCAATGCAAAGAAGCTGCAAAAGTAATTGACTTGCTTCAAATACCTGCATTTTTGTCACGGCAAACTGACTTGCTTGTAGCCGCAGCTGAAACTGGAAAAGCTGTAAATATCAAAAAAGGACAATTTTTAGCACCTTGGGATATGAAAAATGTTGTGAAGAAATTTGAAGAAGTTGGAAACGAAAATATAATGCTTTGCGAACGTGGAGCGTCATTTGGATACAATAATTTGGTTGTAGATATGCGTGGTCTTTTGGAAATGAGAAAATTCGGCTATCCTGTTGTATTTGATGCAACACATTCGGTGCAGATACCAGGAGGGCAAGGGGAAACTTCAGGGGGAAACCGTGCCTATGTTTATCCACTAGCAAGAGCAGCTGTGTCTGTTGGAGTTGACGGAGTTTTTGCAGAAGTTCATCCTGAACCTGACAAAGGACTGTCTGATGGACCAAATATGCTAAAATTAGACGATGTTGAAAATATTTTAGAAAAATTGCTGCAATATGATAAATTAACAAAGGAATTATAA
- the lgt gene encoding prolipoprotein diacylglyceryl transferase gives MRPYLFKIGGFELRIYSLMYILAFLFGMFICLADDVAEKRGVDDRKIIEDFVFTTIVAGLIGARLYYVIFKFPDYAGDPLSIFYIWQGGLAIHGGIIGAFVGACLFARKSKVNLWVLTDMGVGPLLFGQFLGRFGNLANGEVHGVPTFTPWNVIFSGKFSEWWAKYQALGVAEQAQFKQLVPWGLTFPLDTPAGSEFPNLPLHPAMLYEGALNLIGFLILWFYFRKKEYNPGVLSMIYLIMYAIIRIFVSTFRAEDLLIFGIRLPYIISMIMIIIGIIGIKYFSRPERKFVPAENNDSKNDKN, from the coding sequence ATGAGACCATATTTATTTAAAATTGGAGGTTTTGAACTTAGAATTTATAGTTTAATGTATATTCTAGCTTTTCTTTTTGGAATGTTTATTTGTCTTGCGGATGATGTTGCTGAAAAGAGAGGCGTTGACGACAGAAAAATCATTGAAGATTTTGTGTTTACGACAATAGTGGCAGGATTAATTGGTGCCAGATTATATTATGTTATCTTCAAATTTCCTGATTATGCTGGCGATCCCTTATCTATCTTTTACATCTGGCAAGGAGGGCTTGCAATTCATGGAGGAATTATCGGTGCATTTGTAGGAGCCTGCCTGTTTGCAAGAAAGAGTAAAGTAAATTTATGGGTTCTTACAGATATGGGAGTTGGGCCTTTATTATTTGGACAATTTTTAGGAAGATTTGGAAATCTAGCAAATGGAGAAGTTCATGGAGTACCTACATTTACCCCATGGAATGTAATTTTTTCAGGGAAATTTAGCGAATGGTGGGCAAAATATCAGGCACTAGGAGTTGCTGAGCAGGCACAATTTAAGCAATTAGTACCTTGGGGACTGACTTTTCCGCTAGACACTCCTGCAGGATCAGAATTTCCAAATTTACCATTACATCCCGCTATGCTTTATGAAGGAGCTTTAAATTTAATTGGATTCTTAATACTCTGGTTTTACTTTAGAAAAAAGGAATACAATCCTGGTGTTTTATCAATGATTTATTTAATTATGTATGCAATTATCAGGATATTTGTAAGTACATTCAGAGCAGAAGATTTATTAATTTTTGGAATAAGGCTTCCATACATAATAAGTATGATTATGATTATCATTGGAATTATCGGTATAAAATATTTCAGTCGTCCTGAAAGAAAATTTGTACCTGCTGAAAATAATGATTCTAAAAATGATAAAAATTAA
- a CDS encoding oligosaccharide flippase family protein: MNNKNLLKGTMVYSLMNLVTKMGSFIFLPIITRLLTQEEFGIVGTLAPITSLFTVILGLGLYNAQMKKYVDLKENEDEFGSYMFSSTLIIVVFNVLTYIFLFTPPAQKLFSYIVDLSKVSYYPLIIVSILIATSNAFNNLAVTLFRMKRMYIKVAIGSVVSLFTTYILAIYFIQYLKWGVFGNQFANLIALLIVFLFYFKDYFGKFRFKLNFDYVKYSLRNGLPLIFIELTDQVVNLSDRLVLAKFVSLAVVGGYTLAFTGGRVLSVITGSFVNSWTPEFYEAMKEDRTNPKITRSVENFIAIISFACVIAQLFAPEGIKLIFPKSYHQAINYMALILAGIVVQALFCLDYFFHFHEDSIYIFYFTMFAMIFNLVGNIIFIPKFPEIGPIIAAWTTLLAFLFRAIMEMAIIKKKYKISFNYKKLFLYMIVIVNPIIFYLSNDEISWTKFGFKIVYLAVVTKLLVNREVYAKIANLVNGIKRKILK; the protein is encoded by the coding sequence ATGAATAATAAAAATTTACTGAAGGGAACTATGGTTTATTCCTTAATGAATTTAGTCACAAAAATGGGATCATTTATATTTTTGCCCATAATTACTAGACTGCTGACACAGGAAGAATTTGGAATTGTTGGAACTCTGGCTCCGATCACTTCATTGTTTACAGTAATTTTAGGCTTGGGACTGTATAACGCTCAGATGAAAAAATATGTTGACTTGAAGGAAAATGAAGATGAATTTGGAAGCTACATGTTTTCTTCAACTTTAATAATAGTAGTTTTTAATGTATTGACATATATTTTTTTATTTACTCCGCCAGCCCAGAAACTATTTTCATACATTGTTGATTTGAGCAAGGTGAGCTACTATCCGCTAATAATCGTCAGTATTTTGATTGCCACATCAAACGCCTTTAACAATCTTGCAGTAACTTTATTTAGAATGAAAAGAATGTACATAAAAGTGGCGATAGGAAGTGTAGTAAGTCTTTTTACCACATATATTCTGGCAATTTACTTTATACAGTATCTAAAATGGGGAGTTTTTGGAAATCAATTTGCAAATCTGATAGCGTTACTTATAGTATTTTTATTTTATTTCAAGGATTATTTTGGAAAATTTAGGTTTAAGCTGAATTTTGATTATGTGAAGTATTCGTTACGAAATGGATTGCCACTGATTTTTATTGAGCTTACGGATCAAGTGGTAAATTTAAGTGACAGGCTTGTTTTGGCAAAATTTGTTTCACTTGCTGTAGTTGGAGGATATACGCTTGCATTTACTGGTGGAAGGGTTTTATCGGTTATTACGGGTTCTTTTGTAAATAGCTGGACACCGGAGTTTTATGAGGCGATGAAAGAAGATAGGACAAATCCAAAAATAACAAGAAGTGTAGAAAACTTTATTGCGATTATTTCCTTTGCGTGCGTAATTGCACAGTTGTTTGCTCCAGAAGGTATAAAGCTGATATTTCCAAAAAGTTATCATCAGGCAATAAACTATATGGCATTAATTCTTGCAGGAATTGTGGTTCAAGCATTGTTTTGTCTAGATTATTTCTTTCACTTCCACGAAGACAGTATATACATTTTCTATTTTACAATGTTTGCAATGATATTCAACTTAGTTGGAAACATAATTTTTATACCAAAATTTCCAGAAATTGGACCAATTATAGCAGCATGGACAACGTTGCTGGCATTTTTATTCAGAGCAATAATGGAAATGGCTATAATAAAGAAAAAGTACAAAATTTCCTTTAATTACAAAAAATTATTTTTATATATGATAGTAATTGTAAATCCTATAATATTTTATTTATCGAATGATGAAATTTCGTGGACAAAATTTGGATTTAAAATAGTTTATCTCGCAGTAGTTACAAAGTTGCTTGTCAATAGGGAAGTTTATGCTAAAATTGCAAATCTTGTGAATGGAATAAAAAGAAAAATTTTAAAATAA
- the mnmA gene encoding tRNA 2-thiouridine(34) synthase MnmA has product MNKKLDDKKVVVGMSGGIDSSVAALLLKQQGYEVIGVTLKHLPDELSENPGKTCCSLDDINDARYTCYTLGIPHYVLNVVEEFKKDVMEYFIKMYNAGKTPSPCVICDEKVKIKKLVEFADKMGIKYISTGHYSKVSENNMLLWDKNNRKDQTYMLYRLDKEIVKRFLFPLSEYVKSEVREIARQNGIHTHNKPDSQGICFAPNGYIPFLKKVLGNNVKKGNFVDKNGKIIGEHIGYQFYTIGQRRGLGLNLGKPFFVLELRPETNEVVVGDFEELLIKEIEVINCKFHYNLEEIIGKKLITRPRFSSKGLAGELKLLKSKESNENRIIFEFDEKTHENSEGQHIVFYLNGEIVGGGEIKNIK; this is encoded by the coding sequence ATGAACAAAAAATTAGATGATAAAAAGGTAGTAGTTGGCATGAGTGGCGGCATAGACAGTTCTGTCGCTGCTCTTTTATTGAAACAGCAAGGATACGAGGTTATCGGAGTCACTTTGAAGCATTTACCTGACGAACTTTCAGAAAATCCTGGAAAAACATGCTGTTCTCTGGACGATATAAATGATGCGAGGTACACTTGCTATACTTTGGGAATTCCACATTATGTGCTAAATGTCGTGGAAGAATTTAAAAAAGATGTAATGGAATATTTTATAAAAATGTACAATGCAGGAAAAACTCCTTCGCCTTGTGTAATTTGCGATGAAAAAGTAAAGATAAAAAAACTTGTAGAATTTGCTGATAAAATGGGAATAAAATACATTTCAACAGGACATTACTCAAAAGTTAGCGAGAATAACATGCTTTTATGGGACAAAAACAACAGAAAAGATCAGACCTATATGCTTTATCGGCTGGATAAGGAAATTGTGAAAAGATTTTTATTTCCGCTTTCAGAATACGTAAAATCAGAAGTCCGTGAAATTGCCAGACAAAATGGTATTCACACACATAACAAGCCAGATAGCCAAGGAATCTGCTTTGCTCCCAACGGATATATTCCGTTTTTGAAAAAAGTGCTTGGAAATAATGTGAAAAAAGGTAATTTTGTTGATAAAAATGGTAAAATTATTGGAGAACACATAGGTTATCAGTTTTACACGATTGGGCAGCGGCGTGGACTGGGGCTTAATTTAGGAAAGCCGTTTTTTGTACTGGAACTTCGCCCTGAAACAAATGAAGTGGTCGTGGGGGATTTTGAGGAATTGCTGATAAAGGAAATAGAAGTGATAAATTGTAAATTTCATTATAATTTAGAAGAAATAATTGGAAAAAAATTAATTACACGTCCAAGATTTTCTTCAAAAGGACTGGCTGGGGAATTGAAACTTTTGAAAAGTAAAGAAAGTAATGAAAATAGGATAATTTTTGAATTTGACGAAAAAACTCATGAAAATTCAGAAGGGCAGCATATTGTATTTTATTTGAATGGTGAAATTGTTGGAGGGGGGGAAATAAAAAATATAAAGTGA
- a CDS encoding glycosyltransferase family 2 protein, translating into MKFTVFTPTFNRKELLEKLYKSLQKQTYTDFEWLIVDDGSIDGTGEKVKEFLEESKLDIKYFYKENGGKQRAYNFATEKANGELFICLDSDDEYVENGFETILKYWKKYEKNRNIAGMGYLSTYPDGKVIGSIFPEKEMVSTQFDIYNKYGVKGDKGLMFRTQIIKKYKFPVFDDEKFITEAVVYNRICEKYKMVYVNEKIEIKEYQEDGLTAKYNNLLLRNPKGQALYHNEINFQNLTFKQKILNNAVYYKFCRVAGYKLGKIFKESKNKLFLLMGVVIGEYMWMKGGKEK; encoded by the coding sequence ATGAAATTTACGGTTTTTACACCTACTTTTAACCGAAAGGAACTACTTGAAAAATTGTACAAATCGCTACAAAAACAGACTTATACCGACTTTGAGTGGCTTATTGTAGATGATGGCTCAATCGATGGGACTGGAGAAAAAGTAAAAGAATTTCTTGAGGAAAGTAAACTTGATATAAAATATTTTTATAAGGAAAATGGTGGTAAACAAAGGGCTTATAATTTTGCAACAGAAAAAGCAAATGGAGAGCTTTTTATCTGTCTTGATTCAGATGATGAATATGTGGAAAATGGGTTTGAAACAATTTTAAAATATTGGAAAAAGTATGAGAAAAATCGAAATATTGCTGGAATGGGCTATCTATCGACTTATCCAGATGGAAAAGTTATAGGCTCTATTTTTCCAGAAAAGGAAATGGTTTCAACACAGTTTGATATTTACAATAAATACGGCGTTAAAGGCGACAAGGGCCTTATGTTTCGAACTCAAATTATAAAAAAATATAAATTTCCAGTTTTTGATGATGAAAAATTTATTACTGAAGCTGTTGTGTATAATAGAATTTGTGAAAAATACAAAATGGTTTATGTGAATGAAAAAATTGAGATAAAGGAATATCAGGAAGATGGCTTGACTGCAAAATATAATAATTTATTGCTGCGAAATCCGAAAGGACAGGCACTTTATCACAACGAAATTAATTTTCAGAATTTGACTTTCAAACAGAAAATCTTGAATAATGCTGTTTATTACAAGTTTTGCAGAGTAGCGGGATATAAATTGGGGAAAATATTTAAAGAAAGTAAAAATAAATTGTTTTTACTTATGGGAGTAGTAATTGGGGAATACATGTGGATGAAAGGCGGAAAAGAAAAATGA
- a CDS encoding helix-turn-helix domain-containing protein: protein MGRKSKISNELRIELVKKILKGKETIQNLSKEYDVAKSSLMTWKKKYLELGEKSIMVDEKNKHYTRETRIKAVKSYLNNEGSLFEICKKYGITSVSVLNYWIRDYKKSVDENGNYKIFKKHIRKTVESKIEAVTFCQKHDYDYNLTTQKFDISYQQIYSWVKKYEAGGAEALVDNRGKRREKQV, encoded by the coding sequence ATGGGCAGAAAATCAAAAATATCTAATGAGTTAAGAATAGAACTTGTAAAGAAAATACTAAAAGGTAAAGAAACTATACAAAATTTATCAAAAGAATACGATGTTGCAAAATCTTCATTAATGACTTGGAAAAAAAAATATCTTGAACTTGGAGAAAAAAGTATAATGGTTGATGAAAAAAATAAACATTATACTCGTGAAACTAGAATAAAAGCAGTAAAAAGTTATTTAAACAATGAAGGTTCCCTTTTTGAAATTTGTAAAAAATACGGTATAACTTCTGTAAGTGTGTTAAATTACTGGATTAGGGACTATAAAAAAAGTGTAGATGAGAACGGAAATTACAAAATATTTAAAAAACATATAAGAAAAACTGTCGAATCAAAAATTGAAGCTGTGACTTTTTGTCAAAAACATGATTATGATTATAATTTAACTACCCAAAAATTTGATATTTCTTACCAGCAAATTTATTCCTGGGTAAAGAAATACGAAGCTGGCGGAGCAGAAGCGCTAGTAGACAATCGTGGAAAAAGGCGTGAAAAACAAGTTTAA
- a CDS encoding DNA polymerase III subunit delta has protein sequence MIYFIGGKKQREFRYFEILEKIRKENAGISESFFDVDLKESEKFLEKININSIFANQELVVLKRAEKLKNIEEILKYIANLEIINKEIIIDYDREDGKFGAKLKKLLDEMNKNKSMKVFLFLKDTEEEIREYVKEELKINGKDVAILLEMIGKNPFKVRSEVAKVKIFLNGEKFDIEKIKKVVSVEKEYQIYEMTRNILLSNPEDVMRYLEQKKEYMGILYSLYSELEAMYKISSLKLKGINFSKNYNTFKIQFEEIKELFKSNNRIPNSYVIFKKIELEQNYTNKNLKNLVFRCWETEKDIKMGKIEMETGVEMLIMEICSLFRKK, from the coding sequence ATGATTTATTTTATTGGTGGTAAAAAACAGAGAGAATTTAGGTATTTTGAGATTTTGGAAAAGATTAGGAAGGAAAATGCTGGGATTAGTGAGAGTTTTTTTGATGTGGACTTGAAGGAAAGTGAAAAATTTTTAGAAAAAATAAATATAAATTCGATATTTGCAAATCAGGAACTGGTTGTGTTAAAAAGGGCGGAAAAACTCAAAAATATTGAGGAAATTTTGAAATACATAGCGAATCTTGAAATTATAAATAAGGAAATTATAATCGATTACGACAGGGAAGATGGAAAATTTGGAGCAAAGTTAAAAAAATTATTAGATGAAATGAATAAAAATAAAAGTATGAAAGTGTTTTTATTTTTAAAGGATACGGAAGAGGAAATTAGGGAATATGTAAAGGAAGAACTGAAAATTAATGGAAAAGATGTCGCTATATTGCTTGAAATGATTGGAAAGAATCCATTTAAGGTGAGAAGCGAAGTAGCAAAAGTTAAAATCTTTCTGAATGGTGAAAAATTTGATATTGAAAAAATAAAAAAAGTTGTATCTGTTGAGAAGGAATACCAGATTTATGAAATGACACGAAATATTCTGTTAAGTAATCCAGAGGATGTAATGAGATATTTGGAGCAAAAAAAGGAATATATGGGAATACTTTACTCACTTTACAGCGAACTTGAAGCAATGTATAAAATAAGCTCATTAAAATTAAAAGGAATAAATTTTAGTAAAAATTATAACACTTTTAAAATCCAGTTTGAAGAAATAAAGGAACTTTTTAAATCAAATAATAGAATTCCGAATTCGTATGTTATTTTTAAAAAAATAGAACTAGAACAGAATTACACAAATAAAAATTTAAAAAATTTAGTTTTTCGATGCTGGGAAACTGAAAAGGATATAAAGATGGGAAAAATTGAGATGGAAACTGGAGTTGAAATGTTGATAATGGAGATTTGTTCATTATTCAGGAAAAAATAA
- a CDS encoding zinc ribbon domain-containing protein has translation MKKINKWFPSETCNKCENIKGNLKLSDKNYKCERCEIEIDRDYNAALNINQY, from the coding sequence TTGAAGAAAATAAATAAATGGTTTCCATCAGAAACTTGCAATAAATGTGAAAATATCAAGGGAAATTTAAAATTATCAGATAAAAATTATAAATGTGAGCGTTGCGAAATTGAGATTGATAGGGATTACAATGCAGCACTAAATATAAACCAATACTAA
- a CDS encoding pyridoxal-phosphate-dependent aminotransferase family protein: MSSKLLLTPGPTNIPEEYLEILGSDIIHHRTPKFREIMKENNENLKKVFKTTNDVAILTSSGTGSMEAAIVNFFSKGDKVLAINTGYFGDRFRKIGEIYGLNMINLQYEFGESYNLDDVKKVIAENPDLKGILATHSETSVGILNNIKALGDLTKNTEILLVVDTISGLVVNEFDFDGWHIDVAIAGSQKAFLIPPGLAFVAVSDKAKKAMETSDLPKYYFDLKQYEKYFDASAETPYTPAIALILALNQSLKDLVKNGIENTINQKRDLRKYVEEKAQKLGFKLLVKNEENRTNTLISIYREGIIIKSVISALEEKGYTVTGGKGKYAESLMRIGILGQISKEQIDDFFVIFEKEIKKQL, encoded by the coding sequence ATGAGTTCAAAACTATTATTAACACCTGGACCAACAAATATACCAGAAGAATATTTAGAAATTTTAGGAAGCGACATTATTCACCACAGAACGCCTAAATTTAGAGAGATTATGAAAGAAAACAATGAAAACTTGAAAAAAGTCTTCAAAACAACAAATGACGTAGCAATCCTTACTTCATCTGGAACAGGTTCAATGGAAGCCGCAATCGTAAACTTTTTCTCAAAAGGCGATAAAGTCTTAGCTATAAATACTGGATATTTTGGAGACAGATTTAGAAAAATTGGAGAAATTTATGGCTTAAATATGATTAATCTTCAATATGAATTTGGAGAAAGCTATAATTTAGACGATGTAAAGAAAGTAATAGCTGAAAATCCTGATTTAAAAGGAATTTTAGCAACTCACAGCGAAACTTCAGTTGGGATTTTGAATAATATAAAAGCACTTGGAGATTTGACGAAAAATACTGAAATTTTATTAGTTGTAGATACAATTAGCGGACTTGTGGTAAATGAATTTGATTTTGATGGATGGCACATAGACGTTGCAATCGCAGGAAGCCAAAAGGCATTTTTAATACCACCAGGATTGGCATTTGTAGCAGTAAGCGATAAAGCTAAAAAAGCTATGGAAACATCTGATTTGCCAAAATATTATTTTGATTTAAAACAATATGAAAAATATTTTGATGCTAGTGCAGAAACACCGTACACTCCAGCAATCGCTTTAATTTTGGCATTGAACCAATCATTAAAAGACTTGGTAAAAAATGGAATTGAAAATACAATTAATCAAAAACGTGATTTGAGAAAATATGTTGAAGAAAAAGCACAAAAATTAGGATTTAAACTTTTAGTAAAAAATGAAGAAAATAGAACAAATACCTTAATTTCAATTTACAGGGAAGGAATTATAATAAAATCTGTTATTTCTGCACTTGAAGAAAAAGGATACACTGTTACAGGTGGAAAAGGAAAATATGCAGAAAGCCTTATGAGAATTGGAATTTTAGGACAAATCTCAAAAGAGCAGATTGATGATTTCTTCGTAATTTTTGAGAAAGAAATAAAAAAACAATTGTAA
- a CDS encoding KpsF/GutQ family sugar-phosphate isomerase, which produces MNIDIIKEAKSVFDIEIAELEKLKNRIGDSFQKLVNTIMELKNNNKVVVTGIGKSGIIGEKIAATLASTGTTSVFLNAAEALHGDLGIISDGDIVIAISNSGNSDEILSILSPIRKIGGKIIAFTGNTNSTLAKYADITINVGVEKEACPLGQAPTSSTTASLVTGDALAVCLMKLKNFSKSDFAKYHPGGSLGKRLLLHVSDLMHIGEELPVVRKDEKIENVLMTLTKKKLGAVCISDTGFGNGKLLGIITEGDIRRALEHKEKFFDYKASDIMISTPVTIDRDAMALDALHLMENRKSQISVLPVVENGNVVGLIRVHDLIGLR; this is translated from the coding sequence ATGAATATTGATATTATAAAGGAAGCTAAAAGTGTATTTGATATTGAAATTGCAGAATTGGAAAAATTAAAGAACAGAATTGGAGATAGTTTTCAAAAATTAGTTAATACAATTATGGAACTTAAAAATAATAATAAAGTTGTTGTAACAGGAATAGGAAAGTCTGGGATAATTGGAGAAAAAATTGCCGCTACTCTTGCTTCAACAGGTACAACTTCGGTATTTTTAAATGCAGCAGAAGCATTGCACGGTGATTTAGGAATAATAAGCGATGGAGATATAGTGATTGCCATTTCAAATAGCGGAAATTCTGATGAAATTCTAAGTATTTTGTCACCAATAAGAAAAATCGGCGGAAAAATCATTGCCTTTACTGGAAATACTAATTCCACATTGGCAAAATATGCCGATATAACGATTAATGTCGGAGTAGAAAAAGAAGCATGTCCATTAGGACAGGCTCCAACGAGTTCAACTACAGCTAGTCTTGTAACTGGAGATGCTTTGGCTGTATGTCTGATGAAATTAAAGAATTTCTCAAAAAGCGATTTTGCTAAATATCATCCTGGTGGAAGTCTTGGGAAACGGCTATTATTACATGTTTCAGACCTTATGCACATTGGAGAGGAACTGCCTGTAGTAAGAAAAGATGAGAAAATTGAAAATGTGTTAATGACACTTACTAAGAAAAAACTGGGAGCTGTATGTATTTCTGATACAGGTTTTGGAAATGGAAAGTTGCTTGGAATTATAACCGAAGGGGATATTCGGCGTGCATTGGAGCATAAGGAGAAATTTTTTGACTATAAAGCTTCAGATATAATGATTTCAACACCAGTAACGATTGATAGGGATGCTATGGCACTTGATGCGCTTCATTTGATGGAAAATAGAAAAAGCCAGATTAGTGTTCTGCCAGTTGTAGAAAATGGGAATGTTGTAGGGCTTATAAGAGTTCACGATTTAATAGGATTAAGATAA
- a CDS encoding mannose-1-phosphate guanylyltransferase — translation MDSVALIMAGGSGTRFWPLSTNEKPKQFLDLVSAKTMIKETIDRIKNLIPVEKIFISTNIKYFDIIKKELPEISDRNIIFEPMARDTAACIGYAACIIKKIYKDSVMAVLPSDHLIKKEKEFLESLKFAFLEAEKNKIVTLGIKPTYAETGYGYIEYMENRKRGKYEKKTIAEKTFKSYRVKRFREKPNKELAEKYIEQGNYLWNSGMFVWKTEFILQEIKKHMETHKLVLENIEELLENVDLCEIYGEKLSNFVKDEFDKFEKISIDFGVMEHTKSVSVIPVDIGWNDVGNFKSLEDIFPKDEDRNVVQAENFEKFESEGNIVINKENDKIIAVIGLENIVIVNTKDALLVCHKDKSQEIKKVLNKIELKRNMKN, via the coding sequence ATGGATAGTGTAGCTTTAATTATGGCAGGAGGAAGTGGAACAAGATTTTGGCCGTTGTCTACAAATGAGAAACCGAAGCAGTTTTTAGATTTAGTATCGGCAAAAACTATGATAAAGGAAACTATTGACAGGATAAAAAATTTGATTCCTGTAGAAAAAATATTTATTTCTACAAATATTAAGTATTTTGATATAATAAAAAAGGAACTGCCTGAAATTTCAGATAGAAATATTATTTTTGAGCCAATGGCGAGGGACACTGCGGCTTGTATTGGATATGCTGCCTGTATTATTAAAAAAATTTATAAAGACAGTGTAATGGCTGTTTTACCGTCAGACCACTTGATAAAAAAGGAAAAAGAGTTTTTAGAAAGTCTGAAATTTGCATTTTTGGAAGCTGAAAAAAATAAAATAGTTACGCTTGGAATTAAACCCACTTATGCAGAAACTGGATATGGATATATTGAGTATATGGAGAATAGAAAAAGAGGGAAATATGAGAAAAAAACTATAGCTGAAAAAACATTTAAATCCTATAGAGTAAAAAGATTCAGGGAAAAGCCGAATAAGGAGCTTGCTGAAAAATATATAGAACAAGGAAATTATCTTTGGAATAGTGGAATGTTTGTATGGAAAACAGAATTTATTTTGCAGGAAATAAAAAAACATATGGAAACTCATAAACTTGTTTTGGAAAATATTGAAGAATTATTGGAAAATGTGGATTTATGTGAAATTTATGGGGAGAAATTAAGTAATTTTGTAAAAGATGAATTTGATAAATTTGAAAAAATTTCAATAGATTTTGGAGTTATGGAGCATACAAAGTCAGTAAGTGTAATTCCTGTGGATATTGGCTGGAACGATGTAGGAAATTTCAAGTCACTTGAGGACATATTCCCAAAAGATGAAGATAGAAATGTTGTACAGGCTGAAAATTTTGAAAAATTTGAATCTGAAGGAAACATTGTGATTAATAAGGAAAATGATAAGATTATTGCTGTAATTGGACTTGAAAATATTGTTATTGTAAATACAAAGGATGCCTTGCTTGTCTGTCATAAGGATAAAAGTCAGGAAATTAAGAAAGTATTGAATAAAATTGAATTGAAAAGAAATATGAAAAATTAA